From a region of the Pongo abelii isolate AG06213 chromosome 9, NHGRI_mPonAbe1-v2.0_pri, whole genome shotgun sequence genome:
- the GPR152 gene encoding probable G-protein coupled receptor 152, with protein MDTTMEADLGASGHGPRTELDDEDSYPQGGWDTVFLVAVLLLGLPANGLMAWLAGSQARHGAGTRLALLLLSLALSDFLFLAAAAFQILEIRHGGHWPLGTAACRFYYFLWGVSYSSGLFLLAALSLDRCLLALCPRWYPGHRPARLPLWVCAGVWVLATLFSVPWLVFPEAAVWWYDLVICLDFWDSEELSLRMLEVLGGFLPFLLLLVCHVLTQATACRTCRRQQQPAACRGFARVARTILSAYVVLRLPYQLAQLLYLAFLWDVYSGYLLWEALVYSDYLILLNSCLSPFLCLMASADLRALLRSVLSSFAAALCEERPGSFTPAEPQTQLDSEGPTLPEPMPEAQPQMDPVAQPQVNPTLQPQSDPTAQPQSDTKVQTPGPAASSVPSPRDEASPTPSSHPTPGAPEDPATPPASEGESPRGTQPEAAPGAGPT; from the coding sequence ATGGACACTACTATGGAAGCCGACCTGGGTGCCTCCGGCCACGGGCCCCGCACAGAGCTTGACGATGAGGACTCCTACCCCCAGGGTGGCTGGGACACGGTCTTCCTAGTGGCCGTGCTGCTCCTTGGGCTGCCAGCCAATGGGTTGATGGCGTGGCTGGCCGGCTCccaggcccggcatggagctggcaCGCGTCTGGCACTGCTCCTGCTCAGCCTGGCCCTCTCTGACTTCTTGTTCCTGGCAGCAGCGGCCTTCCAGATCCTAGAGATCCGGCATGGGGGACACTGGCCGCTGGGGACAGCTGCCTGCCGCTTCTACTACTTCCTATGGGGCGTGTCCTACTCCTCTGGCCTCTTCCTGCTGGCCGCCCTCAGCCTAGACCGCTGCCTGCTGGCGCTGTGCCCACGCTGGTACCCTGGGCACCGCCCAGCCCGCCTGCCCCTCTGGGTCTGCGCCGGGGTCTGGGTGCTGGCCACACTCTTCAGCGTGCCCTGGCTGGTCTTCCCCGAGGCCGCCGTCTGGTGGTACGACCTGGTCATCTGCCTGGACTTCTGGGACAGCGAGGAGCTGTCGCTGCGGATGCTGGAGGTCCTGGGGGGCTTCCTGCCTTTCCTCCTGCTGCTCGTCTGCCACGTGCTCACCCAGGCCACGGCCTGTCGCACCTGCCGCCGCCAACAGCAGCCCGCAGCCTGCCGGGGCTTCGCCCGTGTGGCCAGGACCATTCTGTCAGCCTATGTGGTCCTGAGGCTGCCCTACCAGCTGGCCCAGCTGCTCTACCTGGCCTTCCTGTGGGACGTCTACTCCGGCTACCTGCTCTGGGAGGCCCTGGTCTACTCCGACTACCTGATCCTGCTCAACAGCTGCCTCAGCCCCTTCCTCTGCCTCATGGCCAGTGCCGACCTCCGGGCCCTGCTGCGCTCCGTGCTCTCGTCCTTCGCGGCAGCTCTCTGCGAGGAGCGGCCGGGCAGCTTCACGCCCGCTGAGCCACAGACCCAGCTAGATTCTGAGGGTCCAACTCTGCCAGAGCCGATGCCAGAGGCCCAGCCACAGATGGATCCCGTGGCCCAGCCTCAGGTGAACCCCACGCTCCAGCCACAATCGGATCCCACAGCCCAGCCACAGTCAGACACTAAGGTCCAGACCCCTGGGCCCGCTGCCAGTTCTGTGCCCAGTCCCCGTGATGAAGCCTCCCCAACCCCATCATCTCATCCCACCCCAGGGGCCCCTGAGGACCCAGCCACACCTCCTGCCTCTGAAGGAGAAAGCCCCAGAGGCACCCAGCCAGAGGCGGCCCCGGGCGCAGGCCCCACGTGA
- the CORO1B gene encoding coronin-1B, translating into MRSKTAKGPRVRDMSFRKVVRQSKFRHVFGQPVKNDQCYEDIRVSRVTWDSTFCAVNPKFLAVIVEASGGGAFLVLPLSKTGRIDKAYPTVCGHTGPVLDIDWCPHNDEVIASGSEDCTVMVWQIPENGLTSPLTEPVVVLEGHTKRVGIIAWHPTARNVLLSAGCDNVVLIWNVGTAEELYRLDSLHPDLIYNVSWNRNGSLFCSACKDKSVRIIDPRQGTLVAEREKAHEGARPMRAIFLADGKVFTTGFSRMSERQLALWDPENLEEPMALQELDSSNGALLPFYDPDTSVVYVCGKGDSSIRYFEITEEPPYIHFLNTFTSKEPQRGMGSMPKRGLEVSKCEIARFYKLHERKCEPIVMTVPRKSDLFQDDLYPDTAGPEAALEAEEWVSGRDADPILISLREAYVPSKQRDLKISRRNVLSDSRPAMAPGSSRLGAPASTTAAADATPSGSLARAGEAGKLEEVMQELRALRALVKEQGERICRLEEQLGRMENGDA; encoded by the exons ATGAGGAGCAAGACCGCGAAGGGGCCTCGGGTCCGCG ACATGTCCTTCCGCAAAGTGGTCCGGCAGAGCAAATTCCGGCATGTGTTCGGGCAGCCGGTCAAGAACGACCAATGCTATGAGGACATTCGCGTGTCCCGTGTTACCTGGGACAGCACCTTCTGCGCCGTCAACCCCAAGTTCTTGGCGGTGATTGTGGAGGCCAGTGGAGGGGGTGCCTTTCTGGTGCTCCCCCTAAGCAAG ACAGGCCGCATTGACAAGGCCTACCCGACGGTGTGCGGACACACAGGACCTGTCCTGGACATCGACTGGTGTCCCCACAATGACGAAGTCATAGCCAGCGGCTCGGAGGACTGCACGGTCATG GTGTGGCAGATCCCAGAGAACGGGCTGACCTCTCCGCTGACAGAGCCAGTGGTGGTACTGGAGGGGCACACCAAGCGAGTGGGCATCATCGCCTGGCACCCCACGGCCCGAAACGTGCTGCTCAGTGCAG GCTGTGACAACGTGGTACTCATCTGGAACGTGGGCACAGCGGAGGAGCTGTACCGCCTGGACAGCCTGCACCCTGACCTCATCTACAACGTCAGCTGGAACCGCAATGGCAGCCTGTTTTGCTCAGCATGCAAGGACAAGAGCGTGCGCATCATTGACCCCCGTCAGGGCACCCTGGTGGCA GAGCGGGAGAAGGCTCATGAGGGGGCCCGGCCCATGCGGGCCATCTTCCTAGCAGATGGCAAGGTGTTCACCACGGGCTTCAGCCGAATGAGCGAGCGGCAGCTGGCGCTCTGGGACCCA GAAAACCTCGAGGAACCCATGGCTCTGCAGGAACTGGACTCGAGCAACGGGGCCCTGCTGCCCTTCTACGACCCCGACACCAGTGTGGTCTACGTCTGCGGCAAG GGTGACTCCAGCATCCGGTACTTTGAGATCACAGAGGAGCCCCCCTACATCCACTTCCTGAACACGTTCACAAGCAAGGAGCCGCAGCGGGGTATGGGCAGCATGCCCAAGCGGGGCCTGGAGGTCAGCAAGTGCGAGATCGCCCG GTTCTACAAACTGCATGAGCGCAAGTGTGAGCCCATCGTCATGACTGTACCAAGAAAG TCGGACCTCTTCCAGGATGATCTGTACCCCGACACAGCCGGGCCCGAGGcagccctggaggctgaggagtgggTGAGCGGGCGGGATGCCGACCCGATCCTCATCTCACTGCGGGAGGCCTACGTGCCCAGCAAGCAGCGGGACCTGAAGATCAGCCGGCGCAACGTGTTGTCTGACAGCCGGCCCGCCATGGCCCCGGGCTCCTCCCGCCTAGGGGCCCCTGCCTCCACCACCGCTGCTGCTGATGCCACCCCCAGCGGCAGCCTGGCCAGAGCTGGG GAGGCTGGGAAGCTGGAGGAGGTGATGCAGGAGCTGCGGGCCCTGAGGGCGCTGGTCAAGGAGCAGGGGGAGCGCATCTGCCGCCTGGAGGAGCAGCTGGGCCGCATGGAGAACGGGGATGCGTAG
- the PTPRCAP gene encoding protein tyrosine phosphatase receptor type C-associated protein: MQGCIQLQVGAASPLEDKPGSPASSRETGEGLVWTRGPAAGRGRWGMWAGSGSPGHPSLQTSTELTSRSTQPELEVGARRRGACGPMALPCTLGLGMLLALPGALGSGGSAEDSVGSSSVTIVLLLLLLLLLVTGLALAWRRLSRDSGGYYHPARLGATLWGRMRRLLWASPPGRWLQARAELGSPDNDLERQEDEQDADYDHVTDGGLQADPGEGEQRCGEGSSPEQVPVRAEEARDSDTEGDLVLGSPGPASAGGSAEALLSDLHAFAGSAAWDDSARAAGGQGLHVTAL, encoded by the exons ATGCAAGGCTGCATCCAGCTTCAAGTTGGTGCTGCTTCTCCCTTGGAGGACAAGCCCGGCAGCCCAGCCTCCTCCAGAGAGACTGGGGAGGGTCTGGTGTGGACCAGGGGTCCTGCAGCAGGGAGGGGCAGGTGGGGTATGTGGGCAGGAAGCGGAAGCCCGGGCCACCCTTCACTGCAGACGAGCACTGAGCTCACTTCTCGCTCGACACAGCCAGAGCTGGAGGTGGGTGCCCGGCGCAGAGGGGCCTGCGGACCAATG GCTCTGCCCTGCACCCTAGGGCTCGGGATGCTGCTGGCCCTGCCAGGGGCCTTGGGCTCGGGTGGCAGCGCGGAGGACAGCGTGGGCTCCAGCTCTGTCACCAttgtcctgctgctgctgctgctcctacTGCTGGTCACTGGCCTGGCACTGGCCTGGCGCCGCCTCAGCCGTGACTCGGGGGGCTACTACCATCCGGCCCGCCTGGGTGCCACGCTGTGGGGCCGCATGCGGCGCCTGCTCTGGGCCAGCCCCCCAGGTCGCTGGCTGCAGGCCCGAGCTGAGCTGGGGTCCCCAGACAATGACCTTGAGCGACAGGAGGATGAGCAGGACGCAGACTATGACCACGTCACGGATGGTGGCCTGCAGGCTGACCCCGGGGAAGGCGAGCAGCGATGTGGAGAGGGGTCCAGCCCAGAGCAGGTCCCCGTGCGAGCTGAGGAAGCCAGAGACAGTGACACGGAGGGCGACCTGGTCCTTGGCTCCCCAGGACCAGCGAGCGCAGGGGGCAGTGCTGAGGCCCTGCTGAGTGACCTGCACGCCTTTGCTGGCAGCGCAGCCTGGGACGACAGTGCCAGGGCAGCTGGAGGCCAGGGCCTCCATGTCACCGCACTGTAG
- the RPS6KB2 gene encoding ribosomal protein S6 kinase beta-2 isoform X2, giving the protein MMFRSGTVSQCAARYGPGVRGAGAAMAAVFDLDLETEEGSEGEGEPELSPADVCPVAESRAAGLEPVGHYEEVELTETSVNLGPERIGPHCFELLRVLGKGGYGKVFQVRKVQGTNLGKIYAMKVLRKAKIVRNAKDTAHTRAERNILESVKHPFIVELAYAFQTGGKLYLILECLSGGELFTHLEREGIFLEDTACFYLAEITLALGHLHSQGIIYRDLKPENIMLSSQGHIKLTDFGLCKESIHEGAVTHTFCGTIEYMAPEILVRSGHNRAVDWWSLGALMYDMLTGSPPFTAENRKKTMDKILKGKLALPAYLTPDARDLVKKFLKRNPSQRIGGGPGDAADVQRHPFFRHMNWDDLLAWRVDPPFRPCLQSEEDVSQFDTRFTRQTPVDSPDDTALSESANQAFLGFTYVAPSVLDSKEGFSFQPKLRSPRRLNSSPRAPISPLKFSPFEGFRPSPSLSEPTEPPLPPLLPPPPPPPSTTAPLPIRPPSGTKKSKKGRGRPGR; this is encoded by the exons ATGATGTTTAGGTCCGGGACTGTCAGTCAGTGCGCGGCCAGGTACGGGCCCGGGGTCCGCGGGGCCGGTGCCGCCATGGCGGCCGTGTTTGATTTGGATTTGGAGACGGAGGAAGGCAGCGAGGGCGAGGGCGAGCCAGAGCTCAGCCCCGCG GACGTGTGTCCCGTTGCCGAGTCGAGGGCAGCTGGCCTAGA GCCTGTGGGACACTATGAAGAGGTGGAGCTGACTGAGACCAGCGTGAACCTTGGCCCAGAGCGCATCGGGCCCCACTGCTTTGAGCTGCTGCGTGTGCTGGGCAAGGGGGGCTATGGCAAG GTGTTCCAGGTGCGAAAGGTGCAAGGCACCAACTTGGGCAAAATATATGCCATGAAAGTCCTAAGGAAG GCCAAAATTGTGCGCAACGCCAAGGACACAGCACACACACGGGCTGAGCGGAACATTCTAGAGTCAGTGAAGCACCCCTTTATTGTGGAACTGGCCTATGCCTTCCAGACTGGTGGCAAACTCTACCTCATCCTTGAGTGCCTCAGTG GTGGCGAGCTCTTCACGCATCTGGAGCGAGAGGGCATCTTCCTGGAAGACACGGCCTG CTTCTACCTGGCCGAGATCACGCTGGCCCTGGGCCATCTCCACTCCCAGGGCATCATCTACCGGGACCTCAAGCCCGAGAACATCATGCTCAGCAGCCAGG GCCACATCAAACTGACCGACTTTGGACTCTGCAAGGAGTCGATCCATGAGGGCGCCGTCACCCACACCTTCTGCGGCACCATTGAGTACAT GGCCCCTGAGATTCTGGTGCGCAGTGGCCACAACCGGGCTGTGGACTGGTGGAGCCTGGGGGCCCTGATGTACGACATGCTCACTGGATCG ccgcCCTTCACTGCAGAGAACCGGAAGAAAACCATGGATAAGATCCTAAAGGGCAAGCTGGCGCTGCCCGCCTACCTCACCCCAGATGCCCGGGACCTTGTCAAAAAG TTTCTGAAACGTAATCCCAGCCAGCGGATTGGTGGTGGCCCAGGGGATGCTGCTGATGTGCAG AGACATCCCTTTTTCCGGCACATGAATTGGGACGACCTTCTGGCCTGGCGTGTGGACCCCCCTTTCAGGCCCTGTCTG CAGTCAGAGGAGGACGTGAGCCAGTTTGATACCCGCTTCACACGGCAGACGCCGGTGGACAGTCCCGATGACACGGCCCTCAGCGAGAGTGCCAACCAGGCCTTCCTG GGCTTCACATACGTGGCGCCATCTGTCCTGGACAGCAAGGAAGGCTTCTCCTTCCAGCCCAAGCTGCGCTCACCCAGGCGCCTCAACAGTAGCCCCCGGGCCCCCATCAG CCCCCTCAAGTTCTCCCCTTTTGAGGGGTTTCggcccagccccagcctgtcGGAGCCCACGGAGCCACCTCTACCTCCACTCctgccgccaccgccgccgccaccCTCGACCACCGCCCCTCTCCCCATCCGTCCCCCCTCAGGGACCAAGAAGTCCAAGAAGGGCCGTGGGCGTCCAGGGCGCTAG
- the RPS6KB2 gene encoding ribosomal protein S6 kinase beta-2 isoform X1, translated as MMFRSGTVSQCAARYGPGVRGAGAAMAAVFDLDLETEEGSEGEGEPELSPADVCPVAESRAAGLEPVGHYEEVELTETSVNLGPERIGPHCFELLRVLGKGGYGKVFQVRKVQGTNLGKIYAMKVLRKAKIVRNAKDTAHTRAERNILESVKHPFIVELAYAFQTGGKLYLILECLSGGELFTHLEREGIFLEDTACFYLAEITLALGHLHSQGIIYRDLKPENIMLSSQGHIKLTDFGLCKESIHEGAVTHTFCGTIEYMAPEILVRSGHNRAVDWWSLGALMYDMLTGSPPFTAENRKKTMDKILKGKLALPAYLTPDARDLVKKRHPFFRHMNWDDLLAWRVDPPFRPCLQSEEDVSQFDTRFTRQTPVDSPDDTALSESANQAFLGFTYVAPSVLDSKEGFSFQPKLRSPRRLNSSPRAPISPLKFSPFEGFRPSPSLSEPTEPPLPPLLPPPPPPPSTTAPLPIRPPSGTKKSKKGRGRPGR; from the exons ATGATGTTTAGGTCCGGGACTGTCAGTCAGTGCGCGGCCAGGTACGGGCCCGGGGTCCGCGGGGCCGGTGCCGCCATGGCGGCCGTGTTTGATTTGGATTTGGAGACGGAGGAAGGCAGCGAGGGCGAGGGCGAGCCAGAGCTCAGCCCCGCG GACGTGTGTCCCGTTGCCGAGTCGAGGGCAGCTGGCCTAGA GCCTGTGGGACACTATGAAGAGGTGGAGCTGACTGAGACCAGCGTGAACCTTGGCCCAGAGCGCATCGGGCCCCACTGCTTTGAGCTGCTGCGTGTGCTGGGCAAGGGGGGCTATGGCAAG GTGTTCCAGGTGCGAAAGGTGCAAGGCACCAACTTGGGCAAAATATATGCCATGAAAGTCCTAAGGAAG GCCAAAATTGTGCGCAACGCCAAGGACACAGCACACACACGGGCTGAGCGGAACATTCTAGAGTCAGTGAAGCACCCCTTTATTGTGGAACTGGCCTATGCCTTCCAGACTGGTGGCAAACTCTACCTCATCCTTGAGTGCCTCAGTG GTGGCGAGCTCTTCACGCATCTGGAGCGAGAGGGCATCTTCCTGGAAGACACGGCCTG CTTCTACCTGGCCGAGATCACGCTGGCCCTGGGCCATCTCCACTCCCAGGGCATCATCTACCGGGACCTCAAGCCCGAGAACATCATGCTCAGCAGCCAGG GCCACATCAAACTGACCGACTTTGGACTCTGCAAGGAGTCGATCCATGAGGGCGCCGTCACCCACACCTTCTGCGGCACCATTGAGTACAT GGCCCCTGAGATTCTGGTGCGCAGTGGCCACAACCGGGCTGTGGACTGGTGGAGCCTGGGGGCCCTGATGTACGACATGCTCACTGGATCG ccgcCCTTCACTGCAGAGAACCGGAAGAAAACCATGGATAAGATCCTAAAGGGCAAGCTGGCGCTGCCCGCCTACCTCACCCCAGATGCCCGGGACCTTGTCAAAAAG AGACATCCCTTTTTCCGGCACATGAATTGGGACGACCTTCTGGCCTGGCGTGTGGACCCCCCTTTCAGGCCCTGTCTG CAGTCAGAGGAGGACGTGAGCCAGTTTGATACCCGCTTCACACGGCAGACGCCGGTGGACAGTCCCGATGACACGGCCCTCAGCGAGAGTGCCAACCAGGCCTTCCTG GGCTTCACATACGTGGCGCCATCTGTCCTGGACAGCAAGGAAGGCTTCTCCTTCCAGCCCAAGCTGCGCTCACCCAGGCGCCTCAACAGTAGCCCCCGGGCCCCCATCAG CCCCCTCAAGTTCTCCCCTTTTGAGGGGTTTCggcccagccccagcctgtcGGAGCCCACGGAGCCACCTCTACCTCCACTCctgccgccaccgccgccgccaccCTCGACCACCGCCCCTCTCCCCATCCGTCCCCCCTCAGGGACCAAGAAGTCCAAGAAGGGCCGTGGGCGTCCAGGGCGCTAG